CGGCGGCACTATTAATATGCTTGAATTAAAGGACAGAATTGACCTTAGAGAATCTGTTTATGATTTTCCAAGACAGAATGTAATTACAAAAGATAACGTTACTATAGGTATTAATGCGCTTTTATACTACCAAATTATTGACCCTAAAAGCGCTGTTTATGAAATTGCAAATCTCCCTGATGCTATAGAAAAATTAACCCAAACAACTTTGAGAAATATAATAGGCTCTATGGATTTAGACGAAACACTAATTTCAAGAGATATTATTAATGCAAAACTCAGAACCTCGTTAGATGAAGCTACAAGCAAGTGGGGCGTGAAGGTTAACAGAGTTGAGCTTCAGGATATAGTTCCGCCAAAAGAAATTCAGGCGGCAATGGAAAAACAAATGAAAGCCGAACGTGACAGAAGAGCGACAATCCTTGAAGCTGAAGGGTTAAAACGCTCGAAAGTACTGGAAGCAGAGGGATTTAAAGAAGCTGAAATTAATAAGGCCGAAGGTGAAAAAAGAGCCGCAATTTTGACTGCGGAAGGTGAAGCGGAAGCAAGAATTAAAGTAGCCCAGGCAGAAGCCGAGGCAATCAGACTTGTTATAGAGGCGCTTAAAGATAACGGCGACCCCGATAAATATCTTATTGCCGTTAGATACATAGAAGCGCTTAAAGAAATGGTTAGTGGTGAAAGCAACAAAATTGTTTATATGCCGTATGAAGCAACAGGTGTTTTAAGTTCTCTTGACAGTATTAAACAAATGTTTACAAATTCTAAATAATTTAAAAGCCTCCTTTTAAGGAGGCTTTTTTTATAATTTAATTTTCTTTAGGAGCGGACCTATAAGAGGAATTTTATGTCTGAGCAAGAATGCCGTTACGGCGACAGCGCCGCCTATTAAAAACATTTCCAATTTACTGCGTTTTTCAACAGCTCTGTTAACAGCGCCGTATGTATCCACACTTGGAGGTGTTGCTAACCTTGTTCCGCCAAGGAAGTTAGTGTTATAGCCGTAATTGCCATAACCTGCACCCATAGCATTTCCTACATAATAAGGGCTGAGAGGATTATTTAAATTTTCCTGCAACAGTTGGTTATTGAAGATTGCTGAATTTGGTTGAAATAAATTGCTACCCATGCTTTTATCCATCCTTTTCCTTGTATATATATAAAAAATTTTTGTTAAAAAAAATTGCCTTTATGAAAATATTTGGCTTGTAAAAAAAATTAAAACGTTTTATGATTGTGCGGTAACTAAGGGGTTTTTATGGCAGAAAGACATTTAATAGAAAGCAGATTTAAGAAAGGTTTTGCTACTTATGAAGATAGTGCTTTCGTTCAGGCACGTATGGCAAGATTACTTACTGATATGTTGAAAAATCATCAATCTGATTTTGATAAAATAATGGAAATCGGTTCGGGGACGGGGCTTTTAACCAAAGAGATTGTTAATAATTTTAACTTCAAAGAATTTATTGCTAATGATTTAATAGCGGACTGCGAGGAGCATGTTAGAAAAATCAGCGACGAAATATTATTTTTTTACGAAGATGCACAGAATTTTAACATCAATAAAAAGTTTGATTTAATTATGTCTAATGCTACTTTTCAGTGGTTTGACGACTTGGCTGAAACATTGAGAAGTTTTCATATTTGTCTAAAAAACAGCGGATATTTAGCATTTTCCACTTTTGGGGTTGCTAATTTTAAGGAAATTAAAGATACATTGGGTTTGTCTTTAAACTATAAGCCAAAGGACGAAATATGCAGTATATTGTCGGAGAACTTTGATATTCTTGATACTATGGAATGGGAAGAAAAGCTTGAGTTTAAAGAGGTGCTTGACGTTCTCAAATATATTAAACAAATTGGCACTAATTCTTTAATAAAAGGATTGTGGACTAAATCAAAGCTTGAAAAATTTGTTAAGGATTATGAAAACTTAGATACAAAAGGGATATTTTTAACTTATAACCCTATTTTGATTGTGGCACGTAAAAAATAATTTATTCAAACAGGTCGTTTAATCTTTCGGTAATTTCCTGCGCATCAAGCTCGTTGGTTATTTTATTTATATCAAGCGCAACCTGATAGAGTCTTGCCGCTTCAATTTTATCCCCTCTTACAACCATTGCTCTTCCAAGATTATAATAAGCAAGGGCATAGTTCGGGTTGGAAGCGACAGCCAGCTCAAAACAATCAATAGCATCTTTCACCTTGCCTAAATTGTCTAAATACAGTACGCCAAGGTTATTATAAGCGATGTCATAGTTATTGTCGTATGCTATAGCAAGCTCGTATTCTTTGATAGCTTCGTCGATTTCATCCCTGCCCCAGAGCAGATAACCCAGATTACAGTGTATTCTTGAGTTTTCAGGATAAAGTTCAAGCGCAAGATTATAAACCACCTTGGCGTTATCGTAATCACCTTTGTCGTAGAATGCGCTTCCAAGGCTTATGTAAGTATCAATATCATTAGGATTTAATTGGTATGCACTTTGATATGCGCTTATTGCCGCATCATAATTTTTAACCGATTCATGAAGAACATAACCTAAAGTCTGAGATACAACACTTGTCCAGTCTTTGCTGGGGTTTAAATTTATAGCATAGTGGTAATATTTTATGGATTCATCAATTTCACCTTTTAAATAAAGAATATTAGCAATATGACTGTATAAGACGGGGTTACGCGGTTGTATTCTGATAAGTTTTTTATAACTTTGAACCGCTTTGTCATAATCTCCTATTTCTTCGTACAGCTGGCACATGGATTGATATGCCGGAATATTTATGGGGTCTATCCAAATCGCCATCCTGTATTCGTTTATGGCTTCTTCATATTTGCCTATTGATTTGTATACATCTCCTAACAAAATGTATAAAGGAATCCAACCCGGCGCTTCCTCTATTTTTTCCTGATACAATTCTATTGCTTTATCTTTTGTGCCTGTTTCTTCAAAATACCAGCCTTTTGTATATATAGGTAAGAATTCTATCATATTTTTGATTTTTGTAAATATATTGTGTAGTACAAAAGAATCAAACGGTATTCCTAATACAGCCAATGTTTTTCTCCACCAAATTTTTAAACTGTTTTTTAAGGAAGGCGGATTTATAATACTAAGAACATCAGCCAGAAGAAAATTTATTTTCGAGGTTCTCAGTTTCTCATAGTGTAAAGCCGTATAGGCATTTTTGATGCATTCTTGCATATTATCTTTTTTATAAAAGGTTTTTGCTGCCATAAAATACGCATCGGCATAAGTCGGGCTGTAATTAATCGCATAGTTAAAATGAGAAAGCGCCTTGTCCAACTCGCCTTTGCACAGGAAAGCCAGCCCCATTTTATAGTGAATTACATCGGCATCGGTATTCGATTCTAATGCTCTTTGGTATTCTGTAATAGCTTCATCGGCGTACTGTTTTATGTTGTAAATATCCTGGTGCTTCTCAATGTATAAATCCCCTAATTTTATATGGAGTTTTGAATTGGTAGGGTCTTCATTCAGTGCATTTTTACAGATATTTATAGCATTGGTGATGTCTCCTTTTTTTTCAAGAGAAATGATTTCATTTTCTATTTCTTTTATTTTATTATCTTGTTTTTCACCAAGCATTTTTATTCCAATACACTTTATACTACTCTTATTATAATATTAATAAGGAAAAATTTGAATTAAATATTGCGTTCTTGTTGCAAAGTTTAACCTAAGAGCAGTTTTTTTACCTCATTGCGTTTAATTTTTCTTGTAGCGGTTCTTGGCATAGGAGCATCTGCCGTTATAATATTAACAGGTCTTTTGTAAGCGGCAAGCCTTTGGGAAAGTTTCTTTACTTCGGCTTTTATAATATTTTCAAGTTCCTGCTCATTTTGTGCGCTTTCCGCTATTTCCTGCTTAGGTAGTATTGCAACGCATACGTCTTCCGTACTGTTTTTTTGTCCGCCCGTGCGTCTGCCGCCAAATACGCAAACTTCTTCAAACATAGGTGATTTTTCAAGTACAGATTCTACTTCTTCAGGGAATACTTTTTTACCGCCGCTTAATACAATCATGCTTTTTATTCTGCCTGTGATAAAGACAAAACCTTCTTTGTCTATTTTGGCGATATCACCGGTTTTTAACCAGCCGTCTTCGGTAAATACTTCTTTCGTCAGTTCAGGCTGATTATAATAACCCTTCATTACATTATCGCCTTTTACAAGCAATTCTCCTGTTTCAGGGTCTGTTTTTACTTTTACGTTAGGTAGAGCCCTGCCTACTGAGCGGAATTTGCTTACTGATGCTCTTTCTGTTGCCACAACAGGACTTGCTTCAGATAGCCCGTAACCTTGGTACACAAGCATACCTATTCTTTTAAAGAAAATACCTACATCTAAGTCTAATGGCGCACCGCCTGCAATACAGCCTTTGAATTTGCCGCCGAACTTGTCATGTATTTTTTTGAATAACAATTTTCTTGTCCATAAAGGAAGATAATCCGCTATGCTGTAGAAGAATTTAAACATAGCCTTTCTCACGGGCGAGAGTTGATTGACCTCTGTTTCTATGCCGGTTTTAAGCAGCTTTAAAAAAGCAGGTACCACAATCATAAATGTAACTTTTTTATCTCTGATAATTGAGAATAAATCTTTTGGTTTCAAACTTTTTGAATAGTAAATAGATGTTCCCCAATTTAAGAATGACAAGAACCCTACAGTTAATTCAAATAAGTGATTCATAGGTAAAATAGAAAGCAGCTGGTCATTTTCACCAAAATCAAAACACTTACTGATGGAGTCAATTTGAGCTAAAACATTTTTAAAAGAAATTTCTACCCCTTTAGGGCTTCCTGTTGTTCCCGACGTATAAATAATAAGAGCGGTTTTATTGGGCGCTCTGTGCCGCCATTTGCCTTCAGTGTTATTTTCAATATTATACATAGATGCGTATTCTGTCATTGCGCTGCTGCCGTCCAGCACAATTATATCTTCTATTGATGGTATTTCTTTTTTCAGTTCAACAGCTGTTTCCAGAAAAGCGTTTGAAACAAGGAGTAATTTAGGCTGACAATCGGCAAGAATTGATTGCAATTCATAAATAGTAAGTTTTATATCAAGAGGAACTACTGTTGCACCGGCCAAGACAGAGGCAAAGAGTGTTGCGCCCCATTCAGGCATGGATTCCGATAAAATTGCAACCTTATCGCCTTTGTTGATACCTATTTTAATTAAATGATTGGCAAGTCTTCTTGATAAAATCCCAAGGCCTCTGAAAGTAAGCTCTTTCCAGCCCAAATGTGATTTCATTCCTAACGCTATACGGTTTTCAAAGTCATCTGTTTTGTTTTCCATCAATAATAAAAGATTTTTGTGGTACATAATTTCCTCTCATGCATAATCTGACTATTTCGTTTATTATATAATAATTATTAAATAATGGAAATCAGGTTAATATTATTTGCTTTTCAAAAAATAAAAAGTACTGTTATAATATGAGGTAAATAAATTTTAGGAAAAAGCATGGTAGACTCACTTGCAAAAATTTTAGTAGTAGATGATCATCCTAAGTATCTGGCAGATACTTTGCCAATGTACGGCTATGAAGTACAGGTTGCTTATGACGGTATTCAGGCTGTGCAAATGTTAACTAATTCCAACCAGCATTTTGATTTGGTTGTTTTGGATGTCATGATGCCGAACATGGATGGTTTTGAGGTTTTAAAGGTTATCAGAAGTAAAGAATATCTTGAAGAATTACCTGTAATTATGCTGACTGCGGTTGACGCAGAGCAAAAACAGGTTTCGGGTTTGAAATTCGGGGCTGATGATTATATTGTTAAGCCGTTTTCTTTACCTAATTTTCTTGCCAGAATTGAAGCAATTTTAAGACGCTCTAAAATCAAAGAAAAGAGAAAGTCCGATAAGGCTTTGGATTTGGCATTTTCTACCGATGAACCCGTTGCGCCCCTTACAACAAGGGAAAAAGAGGTTCTTGAATTAGTGGCAAAAGGTGCAAACAACATGGATATTTCCAAAAAGTTGTTTATAAGAGAAGTTACGGTAAAAACTCATATGAATAATATCTTTAAAAAATTAAATGTTTCAAACCGTACCCAGGCTATTTTGCTTGCTATGCAAATGAATATTATTAAATAAGGATTTGGTTTATGACAGAAAATATTATTGAGTTATTAAAACAAGGTAAATTTGATGAATTTAACGCAGAAATTAAAAACAATGTTGAAGATTTAACCGAAAGCGATTTATCGGGCATGGAATTGTCAGGAGTTTCTTTTTACGGGCATGATTTATCCGGGTCTGATTTTTCTGAAACTACGCTTGATAATGTTAACTTTGAAGGGACAGACCTATCAAGCGCAACTTTTGCACGGGCACACCTTACTACTGTTGCATTCAACGGCGCTGTTTTAAACGGTACCAAGTTTAATAACGCTCAAATTTATTCCTGTGATTTTACAGATGCTGATATGAGCGGAGCTGATTTTTCCGAATCTGATTTAAGTGATAGCGATTTAAGTCTGTCGCTGAATTTGAACAAGTGTACTTTTGATAAATTTACTATTTGGCCTGATGCCGATAACTTACCGTCTGATTTTGATACGGATTATCAGGATGATTTAGCTTCTCTTAATGAAGATGACGATTACAATAATAATGAAGACTACTAGTTAATTACTTGTGTTTCGTCGTTCATTTTCATAAATACTTGCAATAGCTCCATAGGATTGCTTATAGCGTAAGTGGGAATTTCTTTTTTTACTATTTTGCCGTCTATATTTCTCGGGGTTGCTTTTATTTTTAATATCGGCACAAACGAAGGTGCAAGCCCCAAGCCCTCTTTGCAGATTTTTTTGGAAACGGATAAATCTATGATACTGTTTGGGGTTACCCTGTCAAATGCATCTTTGTACTTTTTAATAGCAAGTACTGAATTAATTGTACCTGACCTGAAACAATTTTTTTCCATATCTTCGGTTTTGGGGATTGTTCTCACTCTGCCAAAAGACTGTTGGTGGTTAATATTTTGTAATTTCATAACATTACTCCTGATTACTAAGCTGATTATACAATTATTTCTATTAAGTCTGTAAAAAAATAATTTGCCGGTTATATCTTTAATACATCTTCATAAAGCCAGATATACTTTTGCGCACTTAGATTCCAGCTGAAGTCTTGTTCCATATCCCTTCGAACAAGTTCTTGCCAGGCTTTTTTGTCTTTAAATACATCACAAGCCCACTTTATGGTATCTAAAAGCCCGTTGGCGTCATAATTCCAAAATTTAAACCCTGTACCCTCTTGAGTTTCATTGTTATAATTTTGAACAGTATCAACAAGCCCGCCTGTTTCACGCACAATCGGAACAGTGCCAAAAGCCATCGCTATAAGCTGGCTTATTCCGCAAGGTTCAAAACGGCTCGGCATTAAAAACATATCGGCTCCCGAATAAATATATTCTGCTTCTGTGGCGTTATAACCTATAAAATCTCTTATGTTACGGCTATTTAGTCCCAAATGTCTGAACATATCTTCATACCATCCTTCGCCCGAACCTAATACTATCATTTGTGCATTCATTTGTTTGAATTCATGCGCAATAGCTGCAATTAAGTCTAATCCCTTTTGGTTTACGAGGCGTGATACTATACCTATAAGCGGAATACTTTCGTTCACTTCCAGTCCGTATTTTTTTTGCAATTCAAGTTTGCATTTTAATTTGCCAGATAAATCATCTTTGCTGTAATTTGCAAAGATTTTCTTATCTGTCGCCGGATTCCACTCATTGTAGTCTATGCCGTTTAAAATACCGCAGGTTTTATATTTTTCATCATATAAAACCTGTTCTAACCCTTCGCCGTATTCGCCCCTTTGGATTTCAAACGCATAAGTCGGTGATACGGTTGTGATTTTGTCTGCAAACTTTAAAGCTCCCTTCATCATATTTACTTCCTTGCAGCATTCAAGCATATCAAAACGCCATGCCCAATCAGCAGGAAATCCGATAAAGTCTACAATATCTTTTGAATAACGCCCTTGATAAGCAAGGTTGTGTATCGTGAATATAGATTTCATACCGCCATGGAAGCCCGAATATTTAAAACTTTCTTTGAGATGCATGGGTATTGTAGCCGTATGCCAGTCGTTGCAGTGTATTATGTCTGCTTTAAAATCCATCAGCATTGTGAATTCAAGCACAGCCTTTGAAAAAACAGCATAGCGTTCATGCTCAAACCTGTTAGAAACCCACTGCGGGTAAATGTAGTTGAAATTTCCGAAGTAGCCGTCATTTGCCAAAAAGTATATTTCAACATCGCTATTCGGCAGCTTGCCTTTCATAACGCCGAATCCGATATCGCTGCTGCCCATCTGTACTGTCAATGGCGGAAAATTCACGTATTCAATTCCGTATTTTTGATAATCTATGCAGCCGTATGCGGGCATTACCACTTTGATTTCATGCCCGAGGTTTTTAATGTACTTAGGCAGGCTTCCCGCCACATCCGCTAATCCGCCTACTTTTGCAAACGGAGATACTTCTGCCGAAACAAATAAAATATTCATTATCTATCCTTTTCTATTCTTCAAAATACGAGGCACAGGCTCTTTCTGTTTCCCATACGGAAACTTTTGTGATGGTATAAAAATTTTCTTTTAATCTGTAATATATAACCCTTGCTATTCTTTCACTGCTTGGGCTTTTGTCTTTAAATTCTTCAAGCTCGTTCAGGTCTTTGTGGTCAAATTCTGCCAGAGTTTCTTTTAACGCTTTTTTTAACACTTTGAAATCTATCAAGATACCTGATTTATCAAGATTTTCACCTTGAGCGTAAACTTCTACTTTCCAATTATGCCCATGTTGTCTTTCGCATTCTCCCTCGTAGTTTAGAAGGTGATGCGCAGCAGAGAAATGGTCTTCTATTTTTATTTCAAACATATTATCTCCTTTTAGTAATAATTAATACGCCAGCCGTCTTCAACAATCCTGCCCGTACATGTAAGGCTATGATTTGCACCGCCTCTCTCGCAGGTTCCTGCTGCTTGCCAATGACCGTTTATATTATCAAATTTTCCGCCCATGGGATACAAATATGCAGGATAATTATCCAGTATTATAAACCCAAAAACATCTCTGCCGTAGGTATTAGGTCCTCTAGCGCCGTCCAGGTCAACTATGAATGTGCCGCAGCCTTTGGCAAATTTTTGATATTTTATGGCATTCTCATTTGTTGCAACTAACGTTTGGCAGTTGGTACCATAAGAAGTTATAGAATAAGTTTTGCCTTTTACGTCCATAAACTTGTAGCTGTTTTCGGCGTTAAAATCTACAGTGCCTATGTTTGTTTTTGGATTTTTTGACCAGCAATCACCCGCTGCACCGGAACATTCTTTGACCGTTTTATAAACTTTCGCCAGCCCGTTTCCTGCAACAAGCGGATTATTAGCAAAAAGATTTGTGGCGGATAATTTTCCACTTGCGCCGTCTTTTAATGCAAATGCCGCGAACGCTTTGTTCCCCTCATTCATAACATCTCTTACGCCTGAGAGGTAAATTTGTTTTTCATAAGTAAGAAGAAGAGAAGGCAAAGTCAGTACCATAAGTATTCCAAGTACGGTAAGGGCGAGCAAAACTTCTGCCAATGAATAAGCGTTAGAAATATTTTTCATAAAATCATCCATTGAATGTAATCATTATAATGGATTATACAGTAAAATTAAATAAAGCTTAACATATTTTTAATTTTAATTTTATTTGTTAATATTGTAATTGAATAAAAATCAAGGAGAGCATTTCTTTAGATGGTTATTGATGAGTTGTTGGAATTAGTAATTGATAATAATGCAAGCGATTTGCATTTGTCAGTGGGTTTACCGCCTATAATAAGGGTACATGGAGAATTATTAAAAACGGAATTGCCTGATTTAACGGCACAAGATGTAGAACAGTTGGTTTTTTCTATGTTAACTGCAGAGCAAAGACGTTACCTGGAACAGCATTTGGAACTTGATTGCAGCTATGGGATATTCGGCTTGGGCAGATTCAGGGTGAATATTTACAAAGAAAGAGGTACCTACGCGGCAGCATTAAGAACCGTAGCTTCTGTTACACCTACTATAGAACAACTGGGGCTGCCTACAATTGTGAAAGACTTAACGAGAAAGCCAAGAGGCCTGATTCTTGTAACAGGTCCTACCGGAAGCGGTAAATCTACAACCCTGGCGGCAATGATTGATTCCATTAATACCAGCCATGCCTGCCATATTCTTACAATTGAAGATCCTATAGAATTTGTGCATAATTCCAAAAAGGCTTTAGTCCACCAAAGAGAGCTCGGCGCTGATACAAAAACGTTTGCAAATGCCCTGAGAGCCTCATTAAGAGAAGACCCTGACGTTATACTAATCGGTGAAATGAGAGATTTGGAAACTATCCAGCTGGCTATAACGGCGGCTGAAACAGGACACCTTGTGTTCGGAACTCTGCATACTTCAAGCGCTATTCAAACAATAGACAGAATTGTAGACGCTTTTCCTCCAGGGCAGCAGCAGCAAATCAGAGTTCAATTATCAACAAGCTTGGTAGCGGTGCTTGCTCAGACACTTTTACCTAAAAGAACGCCTGAAGGCAGGCAGGATGGCAGGATTTTGGCTCAGGAAATTATGATTGTTACTCCCGCTATTGCCAACCTCATAAGAGAAAGCAAAACTATCCAAATGTACAGTTCCATTCAAACAGGAGCGCAACATGGTATGATTACTTTAGAAGCTTCGTTGAAGAATTTGTACGACAGAAAATTGATTGCCTACGAAGATGCTATGATGGTAACTTCAAGACCCGATGATTTAGCTAAGCTGCTTGGGTACAATACGTAATGGATTAAAAACTTATGGATTTTGATATAAAACAAATATTGGATAATTTGCAGCATAAGAAGAAATTGGTTTCGATTAATATTTCTCCTAAATCTGTTGTTGAAATTGCTGAAATTGAAAAACAAACTCATAAAATTATTAATTATACAAGCGTTCCGATTCAATACAACAGCTTTTCCAAGCAAATAGAAAATTTTGCCGACTTTGAATCCGCTCTAAAAAAAGCTTTTTTAGAGCTGGGTTTCAGCCTTAATTCTTCCGTATATTTATCCATTCCTACTGTAATTACCAGCCATCAGGTATTTCCGGCTTCTTTGGAAGATGACTCTATTAAACTTTCTTTAACCGCAGAGGTTGAAAAAAACTACATATTTAAGAAGTATGACCCTTCCATAAGCTATTATAGAATTCCTACCGAAAATCCTGACAATGCTTTTTTATGTTATACGGCTATTCAGTCGGAACAATTGGCACAAATAGTCAGTGTTCTTGAAGGAGTGGGTATAAAAATACTTGCTGTTGATTCGAATTATTCTTCGATGCTGCGCGGTATTATAGCAAGTAATAAAATAGAACGTTTGATTGTAGATGAGAACAGAAAATGGAATGTTGTTTTAATAACTCCAAATAGCTACAATATTCTTGCTATGTCAGGTTCTAATCTTATTGAAATCTTTGAAGAGCCTCTTGCTGTCAAATCTTTTAATGAAGATGAAGTTTATCAGGTTATTGCAGATTCTCTTAATCTTTCTTTAGTGAATTATCCCGCGGACCAAATGGTTATAGTGAGCCAGTCTGATGATGTTTCAGCTGAAATTCTTATGTCTTCTGTCAACTCCGACGTTGTTATGTCTTATATAGAAGATAACAAATTTACAAAGAAACCGATTGTTGAAGTAGGATTTAATGTTGTACAATCAAAAGCTCAAAAAATTTCACCCGAAATAGTAGGTATATCATTATGGGCGGAGCATCCTGATTCTTTCAGGTTTAATTTTGTTGATACCGTAGTAGAGTTGAGTACCGATTCTATTCTTATTAACATAATGGGAAGAGATGTAGAACTTACCTCCAAGCTGCTTGAAACTATTTCGATTATTCTTGTAGTTTTAATAGTTTTATTTGTAGGTGTTTTATACGGACTCGGTTATATGCTTGAAAGCGCCCAAAATAAAGCATATGAAGATGTAGTGGAAAAAGTCGGAATTATAGAAAAATCCTTAGAAAATAAGCCTCAGGCAAGAGGTATAAGTCTTGAGGAATTTTTGCAAAATACTTATACTAATAATAAAGATATGTCAAAATCCTATAACGCTATAGGGGAAGAAATCCCGGCAATGCTATGGATTGAAGAGTTCGAAATGGGTGATTCTTTGGCTCTTTATATGAAAGGGTCAGCTTATACAATGGATGATGTTTTGAATTACTATGACAGTTTAAAGCGTCTCGGAAGATTTAACGATTTAAAGATAAGTTCGCTAAAAGTGGCGGATACTACCTATAACACCCAGGATTATTCCGTTTCACCGCAGGTGGAAAAAGTTTATGAATTTGTCTTGGGGCAGCCTGTTTATTCATTATTTAACGCAGTGCCGGCTGCAGCCGGCACTGCTCAAACTCAAGCAGGCACTGACCCTAATGCGGCTGATATTTCCGGCTCTAAAAAGGTTAATCCTGCTAAGCCGGCCCCTGCACCTTCAGACTCAGAATTGCCGCCTCCGCCGACAACATTACCTAAACAGGATACTAACTAATGGAAATAATTAATTTTCTTACATCTGCTAAAAATATTAAATCAATGGTTATTATTATAATGGCAATTATAATTGTGGTATATTCTTCAATTTTGCTTGTTGTGCCTAAATGGCGTGATTTTATTGATTTGCTTGAAAAAACCAAAGAATCCGAAGTTCAGCTTGAGAGCTATCAACAAAAACTTGAT
The genomic region above belongs to Candidatus Gastranaerophilales bacterium and contains:
- a CDS encoding type IV pilus twitching motility protein PilT, which gives rise to MVIDELLELVIDNNASDLHLSVGLPPIIRVHGELLKTELPDLTAQDVEQLVFSMLTAEQRRYLEQHLELDCSYGIFGLGRFRVNIYKERGTYAAALRTVASVTPTIEQLGLPTIVKDLTRKPRGLILVTGPTGSGKSTTLAAMIDSINTSHACHILTIEDPIEFVHNSKKALVHQRELGADTKTFANALRASLREDPDVILIGEMRDLETIQLAITAAETGHLVFGTLHTSSAIQTIDRIVDAFPPGQQQQIRVQLSTSLVAVLAQTLLPKRTPEGRQDGRILAQEIMIVTPAIANLIRESKTIQMYSSIQTGAQHGMITLEASLKNLYDRKLIAYEDAMMVTSRPDDLAKLLGYNT
- a CDS encoding type II secretion system protein, which encodes MDDFMKNISNAYSLAEVLLALTVLGILMVLTLPSLLLTYEKQIYLSGVRDVMNEGNKAFAAFALKDGASGKLSATNLFANNPLVAGNGLAKVYKTVKECSGAAGDCWSKNPKTNIGTVDFNAENSYKFMDVKGKTYSITSYGTNCQTLVATNENAIKYQKFAKGCGTFIVDLDGARGPNTYGRDVFGFIILDNYPAYLYPMGGKFDNINGHWQAAGTCERGGANHSLTCTGRIVEDGWRINYY